The Salvelinus namaycush isolate Seneca chromosome 26, SaNama_1.0, whole genome shotgun sequence genomic sequence cacaggggataatgggggagatgggagacacctggtggggggtggagacaagcacaaagacaggtgaaacagatcagggtgtgacaggaagGCTGTCTGTTGATAGCTGTCATCCTTGGTGTACTTGTCATTTGTAGTGTCAGCTGTGTTCTTTGTGTCCGTTGTTATGTCTAGTTGCCGTGTCAAATTTGTTATTTTATGCACTTTGTTCTGTAAATTGAAAAGCACTTTACAAATGTAATAAATTATTTGCATTATTATTTGCTGTAACgtccgtgtgtgtctgtgtgtgtgtctgtgtgtctgtaataTTTGGCACATTGATATGAGATCAATATTCAGCTATCTGcagctttctctctcctctcactctggaTAGGAAATGACCTGCAATTTTCTCgccagtacgtgtgtgtgtgtgtgtgaacacgtAATGGCGAGAAAATTGCAGGTCATTTCCTATAGGCCCTAATGGCATCCAgagtgagaggagaagagagacagaaagctGCTAATATTGATCAATTTGATCAACATCAATTTGCCACATattacaggcacacacacacacacacacacacacacacacacacacacacacacacacacacacacacacacacacacacacacacacacacacacacacacacacacactctctctctctctctctctctctctctctctctctctctctctctctctctctctctctctctctctctctctctctctctctctctctctctctctctctctctctctctctctctctctctctctctcacacacagacaaacactcaTGCTAAAGGAGATGGGTTCACGTAGTGGAGCTGTAACCATAACAACCTGGCCAACCAGAAcaacctctctctgtgtctatatcTCTATgacctgtttctgtctctcctcccctctctcagtccctttttctctctgtctcgggCTGTCTCTTTCTTTGTCTACCTTGCTTTTGCTCCCActgcatctctctcttcctctcttccctccctctcttttgttAATACCAGCACTGTCAAACACTGGTTTGAACAGAGAGGAGCAATAAAAATGATCTGTCATTATTGGATAGGAACACAAAGGAGTTATGTGTCAgttatgtttctctctctgatacacacacacacacacacacagtaaacacacagtaaaagcacagtaaacacacagtcaacacactcaacacacacactcatcattGCAGAACATGCAGTCACAGGTGGCTGATGAGGGCTTACAATATCCTTATTTACTATCAATTGAATTTAAATTAAAATGTGTGTTCACTCAGACTGTTAACACTCAATCAGATGTGTTAACTGCCATATTATCAGCTGCACGGTTTAGATTAATTAGCAACTGATTTAATTTTCGCAGACCTATTATGAGATCAGACTGAAGTTGTTGTTCCTGTGGAGTTCCTCCAGACACCAGAGCCTGTTGTGGAAAATATTGAATCAAACACTTCTCTGATACCGGAGCTTgtgaattcaaatagactttattacagagAGTAACAAAGCCGAGCAAATCCATGGAAGAACTGAATCTTCCTTCTTAGTGCTTGGTTTTCATACAGTCTTGCCCTTACATAATGTCGTCACTTCACTTTATGAATCTTGTTGTCTTACTTAGTTTCCATTCTCTTATTGGCTCAGACATTGGGGCATAGATTCTATTGGTGGCCTGACATGCATACTCCTACTGTTGCCTATCCCTGATTAGCTAATGTTCCTGTCCAAAGGTCTTCACAAGTTCAGatcgatgttgtctatgtatgatTAACCCAAgtgtgtgtccagtagccttcacaagatcagacatGGCCCAGACCAGACACGTCTTGTTAGTGTACCTTGCCTAATCCACACAGATTCTGCTTACGTTCTGTTTTTTACATGTCTAATGGTCAATTCAATGTTGATCCAGCTTTGTACACTCACATGGCCTCAGCCTTCATTCTGTTTACACATGTCTAATATTTAAACTTATATCGATTATTCTTTCTACTTCAAAGAGAACAGTATAGATTACTGAAAATCAACAATAGTCATGAATTTTCACCTACAAGCCCCATTTATATCTGGTGCTAATGTtcatcctttgtcctgatcttgtacACATTCATGACGTtctctaaaatcattgacaggtaGCACCATTGACTTATGGCGTCAGTAATTGTCTTAAAATACGTCCATGTTAGTTTGAAAGAATATCTCTCAAATAATATGCAAACAGGGAGGCACCATCTAATCTGGTCACAACGCAAACACAGTGAACAGATAAGCGACACATTTTATTACAATGTGTAGACGCAACAAACCTTGATCAGATAGTGATTGGATCATGTTGTTTAGATCATGAAACTCACGTTTGCTCAAGGTGTTAAAGAAGCTCTGGTGGCATCTGTTGACAGTCAGAGCTCATCTCAAGCcttgtttatacctggttctaacatgtgTCCTTTGTCTTGAATTTTTTTTGACAGGTGTAGACGATTAAAAGAGGgattgtgatctgattgtgatcagatcttcctgacGACCTCTAGAGGTAGCCAGGGACCCATTGTATCTGGATATCAATAAAGTGTCAACAGATCTGGAATAAACCATTGAAATCATCACTATACCGGCCTATTAAACCATTGACAGGTACCACCATTGACTCATGGCATCAATTatcttaaaaataaatacattcataTTCATTTAAAATAATAGAAAAAAATAATTTGCACCGCgaaatctggtcacaatgcagacacagttagagcactgggccagtaactgaaaggtcgctgattcgaatccccaagctgacaatgtACTCTTGAgcaaccctaattgctcctgtaagttgctctggataagagcatctgctaaatgactaaaatgtcaatattGATCAGATCACAAAACCCACATATTAGCGCAAGGTGTAAATTTGACTTAAGTTAACTTTCCTCAGGTTACTCAGGtaccgtattccctatatagtgctctaatTTTGAAGTTAAAGTGTTCTCGTCAGACTGATCAACAGGCTGTTTACAGCATCTCCCCAGGCAGGCAGCGGGTCCTCCTGTTGAATTTATTATCCTGCAGGCTGTCTGCCGAGACAAACACTTAGAGAAAGTGAACTTCCCATTTAGACATTTCCAAGTTAACTTTCCTGATGTTGTCCAACATATAATACACAACTTTCGAAGTAATTTAGTAGTTTTGTAGTTTTCTGTATCATAAATGCGTACATTTTGTGTGTATCAGCAGCATTCTTGAGATAGTTCACAACTTTGACAGAAGGAAGTCTGGCTACTGTTTGATGCAGTAAATAATGTGTATTCATACTACAGTCAGGGAGCTGAATATAATGGTCACAATTTAATTCAATACATCACAAATATGAACACCGTAAGCTCTAGGCAACATCTTCTGATGCACGACAAAACCAAACATGGACACAGCTGTATATTCAGTACAGAGTCACGATAACAGAACATGACATGACTCATAAAACAGTTCAACTTTTCATGTTCATTTATGTAAACACACTCAATAAGAATAAATAACCGTGACTATGATTTATAAAACGTTGTGTGAAATGGCAATCATGGAGAACAGAATGTTCTCAGTTCTTCAGGTATTTAAAATGGTTTGATTACCTTCTAAATGAAATAGTGACAACCATGCATCAATCGCACTATGCTACTTATCGTCATGTACTCAACACACACAGATAGCTGAACCAGTAGGCATAGAatgtggtcagtgtgtgtgtgtgtgtttgtgcacccATGTTCTGCCAGACACACACGGTGTAGGGAAGGAGCAGTTGCAGCTACTGGATGCTCAGTCAGGTGTTCAAAGcaaatcacagacacacacacacacacacacacacacacacagacatgagcATTGGGTGACACTGGCTTGTCATACGTGGCTGTGATAGATGTCTTCCACCAACACACAGAGGGACAACAGTCCCTACCCTCACAGCTGTGGCAGAGACTTCCAGTGCCACTGTTTGTGTCAACCAAGCATGTATATACagcacatacatactgtacatgacacatacacacatgaaagcatAGACACATACTAAGTCACATACTACCATGTGTTTCTCCATTTTACCTCTGCACATTTAGGGTAAGCGTACCTATTAAGCCCACATACCCATTAAGCCCACTCAAAACTAAGATTTTCTCCTGTTTAATGTTCCAACTTATTCATCTGGTTGTTATATCCATAACTTGTTATATTCTAAGTTATTGACAGTTATGTGTAAGTTCTCACTAGTGGCCAATTTCAAAGACGAAAAAAAAAACTTTGTGTTGAGGCTaccctcagataaacacattttaCAGATATTTTTTGTACCTTCTCAGATAAGTGATTATACTTTATGTACAATTAAGAGATGCCTGTGCTGATATATGCACATgatagattattattatttcttgCCAATTGAAAATATGGGTTTTTCATGCTATCAGTCGTGCCTGCTGGTCACAGTCACACAGTAGCAACATAACTTAGTGAACTACAAGATATTAGATTTCAGGCATTCGCAGCTTacaattttaaatacattttctcaTATTTTACTGTTAAATTAACCTTGCATTGTTATGCATAGACGGCATTTTAAAAAAATATGACATTTATCTTAGGTGGGCTTAAAGGATTAGGTAGCACAGAAATCACTCCCTCTATACAGAATGTAAatgacaataaataaatattgttCAATATGATCAATACTAACTTTGCAGAATATTGTCGTGTATAGTGTATATGAATGCCCCAAACCATTGGTTTCCAAATATTTAATGAGTAGACTTTGCTATTGCGTCTTTTTCCTCATCAATTACTGTTATTCCAATTAAACTCAGTACGGCTCCTATACAGCCCGGTTTTCATTGAAACACATGGCGATGGGGTGTTGAGCTCTCTAATATTCAATGAACATGAGCATAAATATGTTTTGTGTTAAGATTTAAGTTGATTAAAACACACAAAAACTACAATTATGCATATTCTTCATCTAGCCACGGTGTCTTTACCAAGATTAGAAACCATTTAGAAAATTGTTAAACCTCTGTACTCTCTCTAAGATGTTTGGAGTGGACAATTAGTCACTGATGCAGAGACAGAAGAATAAGATCAGGGTTGAGGGATATCGGGGGGGGGACAATAAGTGAGGGAAACAATAAGTGAGGGAAACAAATGAGGGGCAATAAGATGACTATTGAGTGACTACTCATTCACGTTTGGGTGGGGGCTTTGTCATATTGATGTCTTTCATTCATCTAGGTGATTCTGTTTTTTGGTCCACCACCTGTACCTTTTTTATACACAGCAGAGGGAGATTTGGAACTGTCTTCAGACAGACAGGCTTAAGGAAGACAAGTTGAACTAATTAACAAGTTTAGCAGTACATGAAATGTTATTCAGCTTTCAGATAATTCGTTGACAATTGTGAGTTTTATGGTCGTTGAGCGTTGCTTCTTATACACAGAGAGGCCGGTGTGAGTGCAGGTTTGTGTTCCAACCAAgcagtaacacacctgattcaactaatcgtGTCTTGATTGAAGTCTATGATtagttgattagttgaatcaggtgtgtactGGTTGCAAAGAACAAAAGCTTAAGTCCACATTGATCTCTGTGGATAAGATTGGACTACCCCCCTGTTATAAGTGCTACTTTCATAATGAATAGCAATGattaatttattttaataacTTCAGGGGAGTTAAATATATTCAAATTTTACACATAAGTTTTGAACatttgttaatttaaaaaatatatatattttagaggTGGGCTTATTTGGAACCCCCGTACACTCGGTACCCATTAAGCCCAGTCCAGACTTTTCACATCTTTTATCAAATATTTGTATGCAAATTCATAAAGCCTCACATAAGAGATTCACCTTTCATTTTATCTCCACTTTTCTTACAAAAATTAGGGCAGTATATGTTAGAAATGTCTAAACTTAGATTTTGGTGGGCTTAATAAGTACACCTACCCACATTTTTCAGTGTACtatcaaaaaacaaaatgtgcataGGTAAAATCATGGGTGTGGGAGTTGATAATATTGTTTTTTACAACATAGACGTATACTCACACATCTGTTTAATTGCTGTCTACTATCACTGACTCGGGTCAGGCCCTTAATTGTTTTATTTCCCTGTTTAAATCTAATCCTTGGTTCATGCATGAATTGACTGAGAAATGACAGGAAAGAAATGTAGCGTTGGGCTAAGGCTAGACTGACTGATTCTATGTCTGATTGGCAGTCCTTCAGACATTTGAGAAATAGATGTCGATCTCTGGTTAGAAAAGCTAAATCAACATATTTCTTGAATTGAGTATCAGAAATTGGTGGTAATCCAGCAATTTTCTGGAAAGTGGTCAAATCTTTGACACAAAACTCCATCTCCTCATTGCCTCAGCAGGTTTTGACAGCCTCTGGTCCCATACTAGACAAAATTCAAATGTGTAGTGCGTTTAATAACCGTTTTTGATTCAGCTGCCCACTTGTTTGAAAGGATAGTCTCTGAAAATGAATCTCCTCCCACTAAAAGGAGTCCTTTAAGTCACCTCAGAACAGATTGTAGAGAACGATGCTCTAACAGACTCTCGTACTTTATTTTAATTTCAACCATTTGATGTCTAagaagtatttttttatttttttatccacaGGGGCTGATTCACTTGACCCCTTCTTACTACAGCTCTCTGCCCCACTCGTTGTTGAACCTTTAACCTGTATTTTTAACTTGGCATTTGCTACTGATGTTCTCCCTAAAATTTGGAAAGTGGCACGTCCTCCCCCTACATAAAGGGGGAGATCCTTCTGACTTAGATAATTACCGGCCAAATCTCCAAGTTTTCTTGCTCAGCCAAGGTAATAGAATCTCTTACCAACTCCCAGCTAAGGACCTtctttctattttattttttttttacttctaactCTATTCTAAAtatgcaccagtctggttttagtggaacacagcactgtttcagccACTATGCTTGTTTtagatttatattttatttatattttattaggatctcttttagtcctcatttgcactaatcttccaagagtccttaaatattaaaatacaatttataatacgatcacattttcacatataacacactgttacaAACAGACATAATACACGGACATATTGACCAGATAAATACTCTTAACAGTCTAAAAGATAGTCCAGCACAACTTtcctatgtattatatttaaatggtTTTAAAGTATTATTTTAatttatatattgaaaggtttctggtttgctcagtCAAATGATTCAATTTCTTTATTGATCTAAATCTAAATGTTATTTaacctatttctcttttctgtctggataacagatggtggacaatctattcctagtatttactgaatgactgtctcttaccaactgaataccgttgtgaatagagtttggccgttttaaatggtgtatattatgaaataaaataagcatgtttttttcaattatcttgttgattgatgaccaaccaagagcaTTGTGCATGACTACAACAGAAGAACCACATCTCCACCTTAAtacaatccttgctgctttgttctgtgcattctgcagcctcctaaTGTCACTTGCTGttgcatttccccagaccacagaacagtagttcacctgactctcaattaatgcttgttTTAGATGATGTGTTAAATTGcctagatcaggggtgtcaaactcattccacggagggcctagtgtctgcaggtttttggtttttcctttcaataaagccctagacaaccaggtgtggggagttcctatctaattagtgatgttaattcatcaatcaagtacaagggaggagcgaaaacccgcagacactcggccccccgtggaatgagtttgacacctgtggcctAGATCATAAAAAACATTGTGCTTCCCTATTTGTAAACCTTTCCAAGGCATTCACCATTGTTGACCattacctactcattcaaaaacAGTCTTAAATGGTCCTGGACAAGGAGTCTTTCATGTGGCGGTCTTACGGACAAatccatagtgccaactgtaaagtttggtggatgaggaattatggtctggggctgtttttcatggttcaggctaggccccttagttccagtgatgtgaaatcgtaacgctacagcatacaatgacattctagatgattctgtgcttccagctttgtggcaacagtttgggaaaggcccattcctgtttcagcatgacaatgctcccatgCAGAAGGTGagggtccatacagaaatgtttgtcgagatcggtgtgaaagaacttgactggtatgcacagagccctgacctcaaccccaccgaacacctttgggatgaatcggAGCTCCGACTGcgagcccaacatcagtgcccgtcctcactaatgctcttgtggctgaatggaagcaagtccccacagcaatgttccaacatctagtggaaagccttcccagaagagcggaggctgttatagcagcaaagggggaccaactccatattaatgcccatgattttagaatgagatgttcgacgagtgtccacatacatttggtcatgtagtgtatctggccTGTGCtctgaccagacagacagagtacTGCTCCTCACATTGTCGGCTTTGAGCAGCAATCCCTGACAACAAGTGCTGGGCCAGCACACATCACCTCGCagaaatccacacacacacacgcttgcacAAATGaaccaacgcacacacacacgcgcgcctGCACGAAGAAACAaatgcaggcacgcacacacccTGCCTGACACTgttcacacacacaatcatcagTGTTTTCTTAGCGAGAGACCTGTGGCTGCTGTTGTTGCTAGGGGAAGTGGTGGTCTTCCAAACACAGCCCTATGGTTCTGGAATGCAGGGGGGTAAGGCAGGGGGTACACAGGGACGGTGTGGTGAATGATGGAAAGAATCCTTATGTGCTCCCCACTTGGCCTGGTCAGGTATACTAGACAAGGATAATAGAACTACAGGTTGTAGTCCACCAAACCATGTCTGCCTACAGAAGCGCTCTAGACGCTAGTCCTGTTTAATACTTCTTAGTGAACTAGTTGGTACTGTACTAATGCACATATACCTACAGAAATGTTTCGGACACTAGTCCAGTTCGGTGTTTATTAAGCTACTAATCCATGTTGCGTCTGCCGCAAAAAAACAGGGCTGTCGGGGGTGTTTGGGGCAGATTGTGAGTCCATGGAGGTGAGCTCCAGAGTTGTCTGGCTGATAGGGGGGCTAGCTGGCAACTCGGCCCCACAGCACTCCTCCTCAGTGGGCTGCAGAACCGTCGACACACTGGTCTCCGTCCGGCTGGCTCGGTACACACTCACCTGGAAACCGAGATAAAAGAGACAAAGTTTATACACACATTCATGCATATACAAAGTAGACAgaattgaaacacacacacacacacacctgagtttGTAGGTAGCTGGTGGACTTGAGTTCCAGTCCCTCGTAGGAGCCTGCAGGAACACACGGACACCAACAGAACACCTGCTGAAAGCCTGCTCTGAACCTAGAGAGAGATACATATAcgtatagagacagacagaggaacaaAGAGACAAATGGGACCAGCTCATTGCCACCCACAGAAtggtgtgtgcatgtctgtgtatgTACGTAGACCCACCTGTCGTTGAGACAGCAGTAGATGATAGGGTTGTACATGGTGGAGCTCATGGCCAACCACATGACAGCCAGGTAGACCTGTTGAATGTAGCGCCACTCAAACAGCTGCATGGGGTCAGGGTGGAACTGCTGGAGCAGGAAGTAGATGTGGTACGGCAGCCAGCACACTGCAAACGTACACACCACCACGATCATCATCTTCACGAcctgagagagggaggtagagagttgAAGGAAAGGCGTACGTCAATCAAACCACGATCATCATCTTCACGAcctgagagaggggagggggatggagggagagagagaaagggagggagaaatagagagagagagaaagggagggagaaatacagagagagagagagagaaagggagggagaaatagagagagagaaagggagggagaaaaagagagagagagaaagggagggagaaatagagagagagagaaagggagggagaaatagcaagagagagaaagggagggagaaatagagagagagagaaagggagggagggagaaatagagagagagaaagggagggagaaatagcgagagagagaaagggagggagaaatagagagagagaaagggagggagaaatagagagagagaaagggagggagaaatagagagaaagagagagaaagggagggagggagaaatagagagagagagagagagagagaaagggagggagagagagagagagagagagagagagagagagagagagagagagagagagagagagagagagagagagagagagagggagggagggagaaatagagagagagagagagaaagggagtgggAGATGAAAGCAATTTAGTAATTTACCTAAGAATATCTACTTAAGAGGTTCCCTGCTGTGTCATgcttacttgtgtgtgtgtgtgtgtgtgtgtgtgtgtgtgtgtgtgtgcgtgcgtgcgtgcgtgcgtgcgtgcgtgcgtgcgtgcgtgcgtgcgtgcgtgtgtgtgtatggctacatgagtgtgtgtgtacataagtGTGTTATGTCTGTGTGGTTGATTGTGTGTGTACCTTGCGTTTGGCGATGAGCTGTTCTCGGTAGCGGTGGGTGGAGTCTCCAGGGATAGTCCCCGCCCACAGGGACAAGCCCACCGCCAGGTAGGCACATCCCATAATGCACAGCGGCAGGAAATAGTACAGCAACACCACAGACAAATAGTACCTACACACATAGAAAGTTAGTTAGACACACACAAATCTGTCAAATTTCCCTTGAGCAagggcacttaaccctaatttctcctgtGTCGCCATTGATATTGGCAGACCCTAGCCATGACCACAATCTCCGatggtgtctcagggagagtggAATATGCAAAAActtttccaattcacacatgcgtaATAATGCACACTTATACAAATACAGGGACCCACCAAattattacacacacaaacaaatgagATTGTCGGACAGGAATGTCACTCAGATAGTAGTctagtagaacacagagttctGAATTGCTTCCTTATCTCTGCGTCCGCCtgtccacacatacacacacacacaacacacacacacacacacacacacacactgtctgctgATTGATTATCAGTCTCGCTACAGGGAGCAGCGAGACTCACTAAAAGATGCATGAAATCAATTAActgagagcaggagaggagagggggagggaagaggaagaggaaggaggcAAGGTaatgaggaagaggaaggaggaaaggtcacgaggaagaggaaggaggaaaGAAAAAGAGAATGTATCATCTCCTAGCCCCTAATATTACCATCAGACTAACTACAGGGAGTCAGCTGCTTATGGAAATGACTTCAATCCCTTCAACACCTGAGACTAATGGAGATACTaaatgacacatacacacacacacacacacacacacacacactcatgagagagagagggagagggagggcaggTGGAGGGCAAGaacaagtgagagagagaggcaaaaaaaagtggggacagagggagagagagaactgtgAAAAGAGTGAGGCCGGGATTCGATCCGATCGTGGGTTACAGGCATTGCGGCTTTTAAAGccaatttccgattgagccgacataagcagcgtttaccgtgaatgggATGTCCG encodes the following:
- the LOC120021856 gene encoding substance-P receptor-like, with the protein product MDLLLNMTDYYPSVNATNGSGLNDKEDYNQFVQPVWQIALWAVAYCSMVCISMIGNLVVIWIILAHKRMRTVTNYFLVNLAFAEASMSAFNTVINFAYSVHNEWYFGLGYCRFHNFFPIAAVFASIYSMTAIALDRYMAIIHPLRQRLSSTETRVVIGVIWVLALLLAFPQYYYSATEQLPGRTVCYIQWPDYTNNTTMDFKKMYYLSVVLLYYFLPLCIMGCAYLAVGLSLWAGTIPGDSTHRYREQLIAKRKVVKMMIVVVCTFAVCWLPYHIYFLLQQFHPDPMQLFEWRYIQQVYLAVMWLAMSSTMYNPIIYCCLNDRFRAGFQQVFCWCPCVPAGSYEGLELKSTSYLQTQVSVYRASRTETSVSTVLQPTEEECCGAELPASPPISQTTLELTSMDSQSAPNTPDSPVFLRQTQHGLVA